One segment of Trichlorobacter ammonificans DNA contains the following:
- a CDS encoding DegT/DnrJ/EryC1/StrS family aminotransferase: MKTNSDDLAIYGAAPAFHETLHVGRPNIGDRKRFYERIDDMLNRRWLSNNGPYVQEFEQRVAEMIGVRHCIAMCNGTIALEIAIRALELKGEVILPSFTFVATAHALQWQEITPVFCDVDPATHTIDPACIEKMITPRTTGIIGVHVWGRPCAIEALEQIAGKHRLKLLFDAAHGFGCSRGGRMLGSFGNAEVFSFHPTKFFNTGEGGAIATNDDALAQKIRLMKNFGFSGKHDDVIYVGTNGKMSELSALTGLTNLESIAQFIAVNCENYETYREELAGLPGISLISYDQQEKCNYQYVVLEIDEQVTGIGRDRLVEILRAENVLARRYFYPGCHRMEPYRSYFPNAGLLLPHTERLTTRVLSLPTGTAVSQEDIREICRIIRIALSQRPEEYDRLNGSLAVASQAGDPPQHLPVFMKG; encoded by the coding sequence ATGAAAACGAATTCCGATGATCTGGCTATTTACGGCGCAGCCCCTGCTTTCCATGAAACCCTGCATGTTGGACGTCCCAATATCGGCGACCGTAAGCGGTTTTACGAGCGGATCGACGACATGCTGAACCGCCGGTGGCTCAGCAACAACGGACCCTACGTGCAGGAGTTCGAGCAGCGGGTCGCGGAGATGATCGGGGTGCGACACTGCATTGCCATGTGCAACGGCACCATTGCCCTTGAAATCGCAATCCGCGCTCTGGAACTGAAGGGGGAGGTGATTCTGCCCTCCTTCACCTTCGTGGCCACGGCCCATGCGCTGCAATGGCAGGAGATTACCCCGGTCTTCTGCGACGTCGATCCGGCAACCCATACCATCGATCCGGCCTGCATCGAGAAAATGATTACTCCCCGCACCACCGGCATCATCGGGGTGCATGTCTGGGGTCGCCCGTGCGCTATCGAGGCTTTGGAACAGATTGCCGGAAAGCACCGCCTGAAGCTGCTCTTCGATGCTGCGCACGGATTCGGCTGCTCCCGCGGCGGACGGATGTTGGGCAGTTTCGGCAATGCCGAGGTGTTCAGTTTTCATCCCACCAAATTCTTCAATACCGGTGAAGGGGGCGCCATTGCCACCAATGACGACGCCCTGGCCCAGAAGATCCGGCTGATGAAAAACTTCGGGTTTTCCGGCAAGCATGACGACGTCATCTACGTCGGTACCAACGGCAAGATGAGTGAACTGTCGGCGCTCACCGGCCTGACGAACCTGGAAAGCATTGCTCAGTTCATCGCGGTGAACTGCGAAAATTACGAGACCTACCGCGAAGAGCTGGCCGGACTGCCGGGAATCAGTCTTATCAGCTACGACCAGCAGGAGAAGTGCAATTACCAGTACGTGGTGCTGGAGATTGACGAGCAGGTCACCGGCATCGGCCGGGACCGGCTGGTGGAGATTCTGCGCGCCGAGAATGTGCTGGCCCGTCGCTATTTCTATCCCGGCTGTCACCGCATGGAACCGTACCGCTCCTACTTTCCCAATGCCGGCCTGCTGCTGCCGCACACGGAGCGTCTGACCACACGGGTGCTCTCACTCCCTACCGGCACAGCCGTCAGTCAGGAGGATATCCGGGAAATCTGCCGGATCATCCGTATCGCCCTGTCACAGCGTCCCGAAGAGTACGACCGGCTGAACGGTTCCCTGGCCGTGGCGTCCCAAGCAGGAGATCCGCCGCAGCATCTGCCGGTGTTTATGAAAGGCTGA
- a CDS encoding GSU3473 family protein: MLIRVRYTDNRYDMVRPEVLDRLLERGAVAEFKRRDGWVSGSAAAVRGTAGVPYAGPERRGASPAGDRPSDGRSR; encoded by the coding sequence ATGCTGATCAGGGTCAGATATACCGACAACCGTTACGACATGGTCCGTCCCGAGGTTCTTGACCGGCTGCTGGAGCGGGGAGCAGTCGCCGAATTCAAGCGCCGGGACGGCTGGGTGTCAGGCAGCGCTGCTGCAGTCCGCGGTACCGCCGGTGTCCCCTATGCGGGGCCGGAGCGGCGGGGAGCCTCCCCTGCCGGTGATCGTCCGTCGGACGGCAGGAGCAGATGA
- a CDS encoding DegT/DnrJ/EryC1/StrS family aminotransferase produces MLNHGPEHIVGGMFGLAEPLQPAPAPPPFLTKEAILLANGRSGIALAIERLAPATVWLPSFFCNHLLQTIGEGRTPVRLYGIGADLAPRDWEWLGDVSPGDLVVVVDYFGFPCDPAWLQRLRRRGAVVLEDASQALLSDGVGRCADLVLYSPRKFVGVPDGGILVPVRGRIASDQPLEPAPETWWLTCRSAALKRREFDRSGGDRYWFELFRQAEQEGPTGPYAMSELSRQLLFQGFDYGEIARQRIANYRYLASLLADLALFPVLPDGVVPLGFPVRVGQRDRLREELFRHGIYPPLHWPLQGVVPERFRESHRLSAEIMTLPCDQRYDQDDMARMANIINGQLKRC; encoded by the coding sequence ATGCTGAACCATGGTCCTGAGCACATCGTGGGCGGCATGTTCGGTCTCGCGGAACCGCTGCAACCGGCACCGGCGCCACCTCCTTTCCTCACCAAGGAAGCGATCCTGCTGGCAAACGGACGTTCCGGCATTGCGCTCGCCATCGAGCGGCTCGCTCCGGCCACGGTCTGGTTGCCGTCCTTTTTCTGCAACCACCTCCTGCAAACCATAGGCGAGGGGCGGACACCGGTAAGGCTCTACGGCATTGGCGCCGACCTGGCCCCCCGTGATTGGGAGTGGCTGGGCGACGTGTCGCCGGGGGACCTGGTGGTGGTGGTGGACTACTTCGGGTTCCCCTGCGATCCGGCGTGGCTGCAGCGGCTGCGCCGACGGGGTGCCGTCGTCCTGGAGGACGCTTCCCAGGCGTTGCTCAGCGATGGGGTGGGACGTTGCGCCGACTTGGTGCTGTACAGTCCCCGCAAGTTTGTCGGGGTTCCGGACGGCGGTATCCTGGTGCCGGTCAGGGGCAGGATCGCGTCGGATCAGCCGCTGGAGCCGGCTCCGGAGACCTGGTGGCTGACATGCCGGAGCGCCGCGCTGAAGCGCCGGGAGTTCGACCGCAGCGGCGGCGATCGGTACTGGTTCGAATTGTTCCGGCAGGCGGAGCAGGAAGGGCCGACGGGACCCTATGCCATGAGTGAACTTTCCCGTCAGTTGCTCTTCCAGGGGTTCGATTACGGGGAGATTGCGCGGCAACGGATCGCCAATTACCGCTACCTCGCCTCGCTTCTGGCGGACCTGGCGCTGTTTCCCGTTCTGCCCGACGGCGTTGTACCCCTCGGTTTTCCGGTCAGGGTGGGGCAGCGGGACCGCCTGCGGGAGGAGCTGTTCAGGCACGGCATCTATCCGCCGCTGCACTGGCCGCTGCAGGGGGTGGTGCCGGAGCGGTTCCGTGAGAGCCATCGGCTCTCGGCGGAGATCATGACCCTGCCCTGCGACCAGCGCTACGATCAGGATGACATGGCACGGATGGCGAACATCATCAACGGGCAACTGAAGCGTTGCTGA
- a CDS encoding methyltransferase, with protein sequence MATEQRTAASPHTGRETGSHLLDHLVHVASKLGMGEHLANLANELMGRDDDAWADSVALSYDFSRARTIVDVGGGTGTLMTAILQNHPGTTGIIFDSPAALAATGSYLLAQGVADRCRTVAGDMFRNAPPAGGDIYILSNILSDWEESRALQILRACSSIMAPESRVLVIERLMPQRQPATATVAVGGSVSRRIRGWDRTEADYRRMLAKAWLQVRSLVPFTVPRTMGSIEGTIIESRLLRGQVTCTADIDDYPLAGFLWPVCLTSPEFGHAVA encoded by the coding sequence ATGGCTACAGAACAGCGTACAGCGGCATCCCCACACACGGGAAGAGAGACGGGCAGCCACCTGTTGGATCACCTGGTCCACGTAGCGTCGAAGCTGGGCATGGGTGAGCACCTGGCGAACCTCGCCAACGAGCTGATGGGCCGGGACGACGACGCCTGGGCGGACAGCGTGGCGCTGTCCTACGACTTCTCCCGGGCCCGCACCATCGTGGACGTCGGGGGAGGAACCGGAACCCTGATGACTGCCATTTTGCAGAACCATCCGGGTACCACCGGCATTATTTTCGATTCCCCCGCGGCTCTGGCCGCTACCGGTTCATACCTGCTGGCCCAGGGGGTCGCGGACCGCTGCCGGACAGTGGCGGGCGATATGTTCAGGAATGCGCCTCCAGCGGGAGGAGATATCTATATTCTCTCAAACATCCTGAGCGACTGGGAAGAGAGCCGTGCCCTGCAGATCCTGCGAGCCTGTTCCTCGATCATGGCGCCGGAGAGCAGGGTGCTGGTGATCGAGCGGCTCATGCCGCAACGGCAACCGGCAACGGCAACCGTTGCCGTCGGGGGAAGCGTGTCGCGTCGCATCCGCGGTTGGGATCGGACCGAAGCGGACTATCGACGGATGCTGGCCAAAGCATGGCTGCAGGTCAGGTCGCTGGTACCGTTTACCGTGCCCCGTACCATGGGCAGCATCGAGGGAACCATTATTGAAAGCAGGTTGCTGCGGGGGCAGGTGACCTGTACCGCCGACATCGACGACTATCCGCTGGCGGGCTTCCTCTGGCCCGTGTGTCTGACCTCGCCGGAGTTCGGCCACGCCGTTGCCTGA
- a CDS encoding GNAT family N-acetyltransferase, with translation MHEPVYLRALESSDVALVHTWHNDRNLYELLGGPFHFVSRHAVETWLDRKTCYAAPSDEISLAICVVSSDKHVGNIYLRHIDWIARHAEMQVLIGDTRERSKGYGSSALRQILAYAFNDLGLNRIYLYVLTDNKVAIASYERMGFCVEGTLRSHVFKQGGWKDALQMGICAADFTATVNSH, from the coding sequence ATGCACGAACCGGTTTACCTGCGGGCACTTGAGTCGTCCGACGTTGCCCTGGTCCACACGTGGCATAACGACAGAAACCTGTATGAACTGCTGGGAGGCCCATTTCATTTTGTCAGCCGCCATGCGGTGGAAACCTGGCTTGACCGCAAGACATGCTATGCAGCGCCTTCCGATGAAATCAGTCTTGCAATCTGTGTTGTGTCGTCAGACAAGCATGTCGGTAACATTTATCTCAGGCATATCGATTGGATAGCACGTCATGCCGAGATGCAGGTACTGATTGGTGACACCAGAGAGCGCTCAAAGGGGTACGGCTCGTCCGCCCTAAGGCAGATACTTGCGTATGCCTTCAATGACCTTGGACTCAACAGGATTTATCTGTACGTCCTGACCGACAACAAGGTGGCGATTGCTTCCTATGAAAGAATGGGGTTCTGTGTGGAGGGCACGCTAAGAAGTCATGTGTTTAAACAAGGTGGCTGGAAAGATGCTCTGCAGATGGGGATTTGTGCGGCGGATTTTACCGCGACGGTAAACAGTCACTAA
- a CDS encoding glycosyltransferase WbsX family protein — protein MARLIAFYLPQYHPIPENDRWWGTGFTEWTNTGKARPLFPGHYQPHVPADLGYYDLRVPETRVAQAVMARDTGIEAFCYYHYWFAGKRILERPLNEVVRSGEPDYPFCLCWANQTWTGIWHGSPNKILIEQTYPGEADYRAHFRELLPLFRDNRYLKVDGKPLFVVYRPGDIPDPLGFTRFWQQLARESGLPGLHLVATIHGRRTWDFRRHGFDAAVMQYLPPLRSAGYVSWRSPFRKLRHLYQERTGKPTVYRYGDVMLDMLPDAGGDAALYPCLIPNWDNTPRSGKNGLVLHDSSPELFRIQLRRALDLTARVPDDQAVVFIKSWNEWAEGNYLEPDLRFGKAYLDVIREEIYS, from the coding sequence ATGGCTCGACTGATTGCGTTTTATCTGCCCCAGTACCACCCCATTCCGGAAAATGACCGCTGGTGGGGCACGGGATTCACCGAGTGGACCAACACCGGCAAGGCCCGGCCCCTGTTTCCCGGACACTACCAGCCCCATGTGCCGGCAGACCTGGGGTACTACGACCTGCGGGTGCCGGAAACGCGCGTCGCCCAGGCCGTGATGGCACGGGACACCGGTATCGAGGCATTCTGCTATTATCATTACTGGTTTGCGGGCAAGCGGATTCTGGAACGACCGCTCAATGAGGTGGTGCGGTCGGGAGAGCCCGACTATCCGTTTTGCCTCTGTTGGGCCAACCAGACCTGGACCGGTATCTGGCACGGCAGCCCCAACAAAATCCTGATCGAGCAGACCTATCCGGGAGAAGCCGATTACCGGGCACACTTCCGTGAGCTGCTGCCACTCTTTCGCGACAATCGTTACCTGAAGGTTGACGGAAAGCCGCTGTTTGTCGTCTACCGCCCCGGAGACATCCCGGACCCCCTCGGGTTCACCCGCTTCTGGCAGCAGTTGGCCCGGGAATCCGGTCTGCCGGGACTGCACCTGGTGGCCACCATCCACGGCAGGCGCACCTGGGATTTTCGTCGGCACGGCTTTGATGCCGCCGTGATGCAGTATCTTCCCCCCCTGCGTTCCGCCGGGTACGTTTCCTGGCGGTCGCCGTTCAGAAAACTTCGTCACCTCTATCAGGAAAGGACCGGCAAGCCGACGGTCTACCGCTACGGCGACGTCATGCTGGACATGCTTCCCGATGCCGGAGGCGATGCCGCCCTGTACCCCTGCCTTATCCCCAACTGGGACAATACTCCCCGCAGCGGGAAGAACGGGTTGGTACTGCATGATTCCAGCCCGGAGCTGTTCAGGATCCAACTGAGACGAGCACTGGACCTGACGGCCCGCGTTCCGGACGATCAGGCCGTTGTTTTTATCAAATCCTGGAATGAATGGGCGGAGGGGAACTATCTCGAACCGGATTTACGGTTCGGTAAAGCCTACCTCGATGTGATCAGGGAGGAAATTTATTCCTGA
- a CDS encoding Ig-like domain-containing protein — protein sequence MKTLSRIRQVVVRTFLPMLVVLLCMAPSAVRGATPQPLVAVHVSELTQALETMPSVPPSPSGAGTTGYQWWYTTWRYFVAAESLKEALASDGTPYVTVSDADITAGKLRNADGTPRYPILISLAAEAIDDSQITPLREYVNAGGFLLVGSSSFTRRPDGSYRGNFVLSTEMGVKMTYSSPSSSNDWNWYGNSRLTKATDHRLTSHIPSGTLIWGAPFSVSETPWGVSPQHPVHQMHLAWRVTGNGATVLANGIVGPLWTVNPYGAGQILFNGQMQPLIGHGASDPTMYSYVFFRRAIEWAFESFKLPLVRLSPWRYPYDAAFMVRHDFENSQSSIRAIESSAQFEKSLGAKGDYYFCTGTLRDEMGADAAVVASLRSAVSNYGATIGSHNGGLKNPVNGSLVQSDYDYWHWGPDEALDVTPSGYASGTAYATASLLKSFTDIEGWLSGLDNGRSGCGALKNCPRTWASPYFNATREASRGMLEQLNLVVVGEQKLGPFPARTISYTTAGKRFSPVSLPVSDWFVGVLVAQSTEGHTVSSIRAGIDFYYNLGALINFYTHQPSSSGGIEQEYITYGMTKTRIWSGNAVEVSDWWRLRAAVSVTPTATTTSDSYVINATVSGATDPDTAVELAIPSGYSGTPLIYLNGQPAAATEYRTTTGGVKIRVGNSVTLVRVQNTLNQAPVAVADSYSTNQNTALTVAAPGLLANDSDPEGSTLTAQKVTNPSHGTLSLNSNGSFTYTPTTGYSGSDSFTYRASDGPLTSAITTVSIAVKANQAPVAVADSYSTNQNTALTVAAPGLLANDSDPEGSALTAQKVTNPSHGTLSLNSNGSFTYTPTTGYSGSDSFTYRVSDGSLTSSAATVSLTVIAVNQAPVAVNDSYSTNQNTALTVAAPGLLANDSDPEGSALTAQKVTNPSHGTLSLNSNGSFTYTPTTGYSGSDSFTYRVSDGSLTSSAATVSLTVIAVNQAPVAVADSYSTNQNTALTVAAPGLLANDSDPEGSALTAQKVTNPSHGTLSLNSNGSFTYTPTTGYSGSDSFTYRVSDGSLTSSAATVSLTVIAVNQAPVAVNDSYSTNQNTALTVAAPGLLVNDSDPEGSTLTAQLVSGPSYGTLSLNSNGSFTYTPTTGYSGSDSFTYKISDGSLTSESATVSITVIPVSSSLFSDDFTRTPGQVNPLLPWTVQAGTWSVDGNGVLRGSGATMNYGYLYTVPDPEWRNYSVEAQFQFPSGAFGGGIGGKLNPGTGEHYGAWIYPDGSIGGSNTLKLVKFRSWTGWSGTPMGQVNLSSVGTGWHTVKLVFSGTRIQVYYDDTLKIDVTDNNFDSRAPYGTGGISVDSWTYTGSYTMGVDNVVVSATQ from the coding sequence ATGAAAACGTTATCCCGTATCCGACAAGTGGTTGTCCGCACGTTTCTTCCGATGTTGGTAGTGCTGCTCTGCATGGCGCCGTCCGCTGTCAGGGGGGCAACGCCACAGCCGCTGGTCGCCGTCCATGTTTCGGAGCTGACCCAGGCGCTGGAAACCATGCCGTCAGTGCCGCCGAGTCCCAGTGGTGCCGGCACCACCGGTTACCAGTGGTGGTATACCACTTGGCGGTATTTCGTTGCCGCCGAGTCCCTCAAGGAGGCCCTCGCCTCGGACGGTACCCCCTACGTGACGGTGAGCGATGCCGACATCACCGCCGGCAAGCTGCGCAACGCCGACGGCACGCCGCGGTACCCGATCCTGATCAGCCTGGCCGCCGAGGCGATCGACGACAGCCAGATAACGCCGCTACGGGAGTATGTCAATGCCGGCGGCTTCCTGCTGGTGGGCTCATCCTCCTTTACCCGCCGACCGGATGGTTCGTACCGTGGGAATTTCGTCCTGTCGACGGAAATGGGGGTGAAGATGACCTACTCCAGCCCCAGCAGCAGCAACGACTGGAACTGGTACGGCAACTCCCGGCTCACCAAGGCGACCGACCATCGCCTGACCAGCCATATCCCCAGTGGTACCCTGATCTGGGGGGCTCCCTTCAGCGTCTCGGAGACTCCCTGGGGCGTTTCGCCGCAGCATCCGGTCCACCAGATGCATCTGGCCTGGCGGGTGACCGGCAACGGCGCCACGGTGCTGGCCAACGGTATTGTCGGACCGCTCTGGACGGTGAACCCCTACGGTGCCGGACAGATTCTGTTCAATGGACAAATGCAGCCTCTCATCGGCCACGGGGCCAGCGATCCGACCATGTACTCTTACGTTTTTTTTCGCCGGGCCATCGAGTGGGCCTTCGAGTCGTTCAAGTTGCCGCTGGTCAGGCTCAGTCCCTGGCGGTATCCCTACGATGCCGCGTTCATGGTGCGTCATGATTTTGAAAACAGCCAGTCCAGCATCCGAGCCATTGAATCCTCGGCCCAGTTCGAAAAGTCGTTGGGGGCCAAGGGGGATTACTACTTCTGCACCGGTACGCTCCGGGACGAGATGGGGGCGGATGCCGCAGTGGTCGCCAGCCTGCGTTCTGCCGTTTCAAACTACGGCGCCACCATCGGTTCCCACAATGGTGGGCTGAAGAATCCGGTGAACGGCAGCCTGGTGCAGAGCGACTACGACTACTGGCACTGGGGGCCGGACGAGGCGCTGGATGTGACACCCAGCGGCTATGCAAGCGGCACGGCCTATGCCACCGCCTCGCTCCTGAAATCCTTCACCGACATCGAGGGCTGGCTGAGCGGGCTCGACAACGGACGGAGCGGTTGCGGTGCCCTCAAGAACTGCCCGCGAACTTGGGCGTCGCCGTACTTCAACGCTACCCGCGAAGCATCCCGGGGCATGTTGGAGCAGTTGAATCTTGTGGTGGTGGGAGAGCAGAAACTCGGTCCGTTCCCGGCCAGGACCATTTCCTATACAACCGCCGGTAAACGTTTCTCGCCCGTCAGCCTGCCGGTCAGCGACTGGTTCGTCGGCGTCCTGGTGGCCCAGAGCACGGAGGGGCACACGGTCAGTTCTATTCGGGCCGGTATTGATTTCTATTACAATCTCGGTGCGCTGATCAATTTCTATACTCATCAACCATCGAGCAGCGGTGGGATTGAGCAGGAGTATATCACATACGGCATGACCAAGACGCGCATCTGGTCCGGCAACGCCGTGGAGGTGAGTGACTGGTGGCGTCTGCGCGCAGCGGTCAGTGTCACGCCGACCGCGACCACCACCTCCGACAGTTACGTGATCAACGCCACCGTCAGTGGGGCAACTGATCCGGATACGGCCGTGGAGCTGGCCATTCCGTCGGGCTATAGCGGCACTCCCCTGATTTACCTGAACGGACAGCCCGCAGCTGCAACTGAATACCGGACCACCACCGGCGGCGTGAAAATCCGGGTGGGCAACTCCGTCACGCTCGTTCGGGTCCAGAATACCCTCAACCAGGCACCGGTAGCCGTTGCCGACAGTTACAGCACCAACCAGAACACCGCGTTGACCGTGGCTGCCCCCGGCCTGCTGGCCAATGACAGCGATCCCGAGGGCAGCACTCTGACCGCCCAGAAGGTAACGAACCCCTCCCACGGCACCCTGAGCCTGAACAGCAACGGCTCCTTCACCTACACACCCACCACCGGCTACAGCGGCAGCGACAGCTTCACCTACCGGGCCAGCGACGGGCCCCTCACCTCGGCCATTACCACGGTATCCATCGCCGTGAAGGCAAATCAGGCACCGGTAGCCGTTGCCGACAGTTACAGCACCAACCAGAACACTGCGTTGACCGTGGCTGCCCCCGGGCTGCTGGCCAACGACAGCGACCCGGAAGGAAGTGCGCTGACCGCCCAGAAGGTAACGAACCCCTCCCACGGCACCCTGAGCCTGAACAGCAACGGCTCCTTCACCTACACACCCACCACCGGCTACAGCGGCAGCGACAGCTTCACCTACCGGGTCAGCGACGGTTCCCTCACTTCAAGTGCCGCAACGGTGTCGTTAACGGTCATTGCCGTGAACCAGGCACCGGTGGCAGTGAACGACAGTTACAGCACCAACCAGAACACTGCGTTGACCGTGGCTGCCCCCGGGCTGCTGGCCAACGACAGCGACCCGGAAGGAAGCGCGCTGACCGCCCAGAAGGTAACGAACCCCTCCCACGGCACCCTGAGCCTGAACAGCAACGGCTCCTTCACCTACACACCCACCACCGGCTACAGCGGCAGCGACAGCTTCACCTACCGGGTCAGCGACGGGTCCCTCACTTCAAGTGCCGCAACGGTGTCGTTAACGGTCATTGCCGTGAACCAGGCACCGGTAGCCGTTGCCGACAGTTACAGCACCAACCAGAACACCGCGTTGACCGTGGCTGCCCCCGGGCTGCTGGCCAACGACAGCGACCCGGAAGGAAGTGCGCTGACCGCCCAGAAGGTAACGAACCCCTCCCACGGCACCCTGAGCCTGAACAGCAACGGCTCCTTCACCTACACACCCACCACCGGCTACAGCGGCAGCGACAGCTTCACCTACCGGGTCAGCGACGGTTCCCTCACTTCAAGTGCCGCAACGGTGTCGTTAACGGTCATTGCCGTGAACCAAGCACCGGTGGCGGTGAACGACAGTTACAGCACCAACCAGAACACCGCGTTGACCGTGGCTGCTCCCGGCCTGCTGGTCAATGACAGCGATCCCGAGGGAAGTACGCTAACCGCCCAGCTGGTGAGCGGCCCGTCCTACGGCACTCTGAGTCTGAACAGCAACGGCTCCTTCACCTACACACCCACTACCGGCTACAGCGGCAGCGACAGCTTCACCTACAAGATAAGTGACGGCTCACTCACCTCAGAGAGCGCGACAGTGTCGATCACGGTGATTCCGGTGAGCAGCAGCCTGTTCTCCGATGATTTCACCCGTACCCCCGGCCAGGTGAATCCGTTGCTTCCCTGGACTGTTCAGGCAGGGACCTGGTCCGTCGACGGTAACGGGGTCCTGAGAGGCAGTGGCGCAACGATGAACTACGGCTACCTCTACACGGTGCCCGATCCCGAGTGGCGCAATTACAGTGTTGAAGCCCAGTTCCAGTTTCCGTCAGGAGCCTTCGGCGGCGGCATTGGCGGAAAGCTCAATCCGGGCACCGGTGAGCACTATGGCGCCTGGATCTACCCGGACGGTTCCATCGGCGGCTCCAACACGCTCAAGCTGGTGAAGTTCCGCAGCTGGACCGGCTGGAGCGGCACCCCCATGGGACAGGTGAACCTCTCCAGTGTCGGCACCGGGTGGCACACCGTAAAGCTGGTGTTCAGCGGCACCAGAATCCAGGTCTATTATGATGACACGTTGAAGATCGACGTGACCGACAATAACTTCGATTCCCGTGCTCCCTACGGCACCGGCGGCATCAGCGTGGACAGCTGGACCTACACCGGCAGCTATACCATGGGGGTGGATAACGTGGTGGTGAGTGCGACGCAATGA
- a CDS encoding ABC transporter ATP-binding protein — translation MSRTAIKAENLSKKYTIAASSSRHDTLADQLADRVRGIFRRDGGGRKPSAFWAVKDVSFEIGQGEVVGIVGHNGAGKSTLLKLLARITPPTAGRAVINGRVGSLLEVGTGFHPELSGRENIYLNGAVIGMKREEIRRRFDAIVEFSEVGRFLDMPVKRYSSGMYVRLAFAVAAHLEPEILLVDEVLAVGDMAFQKKCLGRIGSVARGGQTVIFISHNMTAVNSLCERVLWVSGGSVVDDGPARLVVGRYLAASTGAGQLNEEVWERPEEGPGCDAVRLRRLRLRRRDGNSGEPLTMESPFLLDIEFWNLVPDSCLHVTVHLVTAEGIVAFSTGCGTSQPLPAGLYRSTGHFPGDLLNSGIHRFTVIVVKDSSTVLFKYESQVPITILDLRQREGSCYGREPGVVQPRLHWVTRLLELPADAACLPESACCSALEEASC, via the coding sequence ATGTCCCGTACGGCCATCAAAGCGGAAAACCTGTCCAAAAAGTACACTATCGCAGCGTCGTCGTCGCGGCATGATACCCTGGCCGACCAGCTTGCCGACCGCGTCCGGGGAATATTCCGCCGTGACGGCGGCGGGCGGAAACCGTCCGCCTTCTGGGCGGTGAAGGATGTCTCCTTCGAGATCGGCCAGGGCGAGGTGGTGGGGATCGTCGGCCACAACGGGGCCGGCAAAAGCACGCTGCTCAAGCTGCTTGCCCGCATTACGCCACCCACCGCCGGCAGGGCCGTCATCAACGGGCGGGTCGGGTCGTTGCTGGAAGTGGGCACCGGTTTTCATCCCGAGCTGTCCGGTCGTGAGAACATCTACTTAAACGGTGCGGTCATCGGCATGAAGCGGGAGGAGATCCGTCGCCGGTTCGATGCCATTGTCGAGTTCTCCGAGGTGGGCCGCTTCCTGGACATGCCGGTGAAACGGTACTCAAGCGGCATGTACGTCCGGCTGGCCTTTGCGGTTGCGGCGCACCTGGAACCGGAGATCCTGTTGGTGGATGAAGTACTGGCGGTTGGAGATATGGCGTTCCAGAAGAAATGCCTGGGCAGGATCGGTTCCGTGGCCCGTGGCGGGCAGACCGTCATCTTCATCAGCCACAACATGACCGCCGTGAACAGTCTCTGCGAGCGGGTGCTCTGGGTGAGCGGGGGCAGTGTCGTTGACGACGGGCCGGCGCGCCTGGTGGTGGGCCGGTACCTGGCCGCATCAACCGGTGCCGGACAGTTGAACGAAGAAGTATGGGAACGGCCGGAAGAAGGGCCGGGATGCGACGCGGTGCGCCTGCGGCGGCTGCGCTTGCGGCGCCGGGACGGCAACAGCGGGGAGCCGCTCACCATGGAGTCCCCCTTCCTGCTGGATATCGAGTTCTGGAACCTGGTGCCGGACAGTTGCCTGCATGTCACGGTGCATCTTGTCACTGCCGAGGGGATCGTCGCCTTTTCCACCGGCTGCGGTACCAGTCAACCGCTGCCGGCAGGGCTGTACCGCAGCACCGGCCATTTTCCGGGTGACCTGCTCAACAGCGGCATTCACCGCTTCACGGTCATTGTGGTGAAGGATTCCAGCACGGTGCTGTTCAAGTATGAAAGTCAGGTGCCGATCACCATCCTCGACCTGCGACAGCGGGAGGGAAGCTGCTACGGCCGGGAACCGGGCGTGGTGCAGCCCCGGCTGCACTGGGTCACCCGGTTGCTGGAACTGCCGGCCGATGCCGCCTGCCTGCCGGAGAGCGCCTGCTGTTCCGCGCTGGAGGAGGCGTCATGCTGA